One stretch of Diabrotica undecimpunctata isolate CICGRU chromosome 5, icDiaUnde3, whole genome shotgun sequence DNA includes these proteins:
- the mRpL27 gene encoding large ribosomal subunit protein bL27, producing the protein MNFTLNYIKATVLKPTAAIQNIVRFASKKTSGSTRNSSTKVRPKHRGIKITDGRYVNAGNILVLQRNLRFHPGLNVGMGRNGTLFAILPGRVSVTCEKVDLDWDHTWVQRCHGYRKGVDFYKKYFNVIPTPQHQNFKLVNEI; encoded by the exons AtgaattttactttaaattacatcaaagctactgtcttaaaaccCACAGCTGCTATTCAAAATATTGTACGGTTTGCGAGTAAAAAGACAAGCGGTAGTACAAGAAATTCGAGTACAAAAGTCAGGCCAAAACACAGAGGTATAAAA ATAACAGATGGTCGATATGTAAATGCTGGTAATATTTTAGTCCTTCAACGTAACTTACGTTTCCATCCAGGTTTAAACGTTGGTATGGGTAGAAATGGTACCTTATTTGCAATTCTTCCAGGAAGAGTTTCAGTTACATGTGAAAAGGTTGATTTGGATTGGGACCACACATGGGTCCAGAGATGCCATGGATATAGAAAAGGTGTAGATTTTTACAAGAAATACTTTAATGTTATACCTACACCACAGCATCAAAATTTTAAACTTGTTAATGAAATCTAG